Proteins encoded together in one Marinobacter sp. Arc7-DN-1 window:
- a CDS encoding 4Fe-4S dicluster domain-containing protein, which produces MPLPMVDDLPELRNSRCVRYRFRYSQCSDCADNCPSEALTLGEEGVELDATRCSSCGLCVAACPVGAFRQPTFPTAALAKPAEKRLSVACKPSGEKGDLLIPCLGDIEPALLASLSLRKIAVTLRGAGHCAECAYAPQGAEVLRILLEGMQALAESASTQSTLPVLSESVGGSGYRADRRQFFRRFSNRAVENFRAEDSLEVVPQQAIRAAPHFVPARRKLAETVLEQLGGIDAASPLPALFGVAVVTPIAGRCTGCEACARVCPTGALKIDETENRWVLRFDAARCVGCGVCIEACGAQALQIEPRWYPGPVEPDSPLHELGRCRCESCGRFFIGLEGEGCPVCRDDEENFGAIFG; this is translated from the coding sequence ATGCCGCTGCCAATGGTGGATGATCTGCCCGAACTGCGCAATTCACGCTGTGTGCGTTATCGCTTTCGCTATAGCCAGTGTAGCGATTGTGCCGACAACTGCCCGTCGGAGGCGTTGACACTTGGCGAGGAGGGGGTGGAGCTGGATGCCACACGCTGCAGTAGTTGCGGTCTGTGTGTGGCAGCCTGTCCCGTGGGCGCCTTTCGTCAGCCCACCTTTCCGACTGCTGCCCTGGCAAAGCCTGCCGAAAAACGGCTCTCCGTGGCCTGCAAACCGTCGGGCGAGAAAGGCGATTTGCTTATCCCCTGTCTCGGCGATATTGAACCGGCGTTGCTGGCCAGTCTGTCCCTACGCAAAATCGCCGTAACACTACGCGGTGCGGGCCACTGCGCCGAGTGTGCCTATGCACCACAGGGTGCTGAGGTGCTGCGGATACTGCTGGAGGGTATGCAGGCACTGGCCGAGTCCGCGTCCACCCAGTCGACCCTGCCGGTGTTAAGCGAAAGTGTTGGTGGTTCAGGCTATCGCGCGGATCGGCGACAGTTCTTTCGCCGTTTCAGCAATCGTGCCGTGGAGAATTTTCGTGCCGAGGATAGTCTGGAGGTGGTACCCCAACAGGCAATAAGGGCTGCGCCTCATTTCGTGCCGGCCCGACGTAAACTGGCTGAGACTGTGCTGGAGCAGCTCGGCGGGATCGATGCCGCCTCGCCGTTACCGGCACTGTTCGGAGTTGCGGTGGTGACTCCGATTGCCGGTCGTTGTACCGGCTGTGAGGCGTGTGCGAGGGTCTGCCCCACCGGCGCGCTGAAAATCGACGAGACAGAGAATCGCTGGGTGCTGCGCTTTGATGCCGCCCGTTGTGTGGGTTGCGGCGTCTGTATTGAGGCTTGTGGCGCCCAGGCTTTGCAGATCGAACCTCGTTGGTATCCCGGACCTGTTGAGCCAGATTCTCCCTTGCATGAACTCGGGCGCTGCCGCTGTGAAAGTTGTGGTCGTTTCTTCATCGGGCTGGAGGGTGAGGGCTGCCCGGTCTGCCGCGATGACGAAGAAAATTTTGGCGCCATATTTGGCTGA
- a CDS encoding HipA N-terminal domain-containing protein, with protein MNGRMAGILERDGETVRFQYDKKYLQLRQPPLSMSLPLREQPFESKGLLPYFCGLVSEGWLKRVQATEQRIDPEDAFSLLVHNGDDLPGAITIELLDLP; from the coding sequence ATGAATGGTCGGATGGCCGGTATCCTGGAGCGCGACGGCGAAACGGTTAGGTTTCAGTACGACAAAAAGTACCTGCAACTCCGCCAGCCACCGCTGAGCATGAGTCTGCCGCTGCGTGAGCAACCCTTCGAGTCCAAGGGGCTGCTGCCGTATTTCTGTGGCCTCGTCAGTGAGGGATGGCTCAAGCGTGTGCAGGCCACAGAACAACGCATTGATCCTGAAGACGCCTTTTCCCTGCTGGTACACAACGGGGACGATTTACCCGGAGCTATAACCATTGAACTGCTTGATCTGCCTTAA
- a CDS encoding helix-turn-helix domain-containing protein: MKTKQGLLEAVNEEIQHLQALAGRIEASDEPDLRPLSELSELLEKRRNALNLNPTEVGELCGLAPNTYRVIEKGKGNPTIRTLQGIGSVLNFKLWIELK; the protein is encoded by the coding sequence ATGAAGACCAAACAGGGGTTACTGGAAGCAGTCAATGAAGAGATCCAGCACTTGCAGGCGCTGGCGGGGCGAATCGAGGCATCAGATGAGCCAGATCTGCGCCCTCTTTCGGAGCTGTCCGAGCTTTTGGAGAAACGCAGGAATGCGCTTAATCTCAACCCCACCGAGGTAGGGGAGCTGTGCGGCTTAGCCCCCAATACATACCGAGTCATCGAAAAAGGTAAAGGTAATCCGACGATCCGGACCCTCCAAGGCATAGGTTCGGTTCTCAACTTCAAGCTATGGATCGAGCTGAAATGA
- the eutC gene encoding ethanolamine ammonia-lyase subunit EutC has protein sequence MTDRNKDLVTENVWRSLRRYTDARIGLGRAGISLPTSELLTFQLAHAQARDAVHFPLDVNRLVDDLNTRDAVTTPNTPLLLHSQAEDRFTYLQRPDLGRRLSEPDRERLTAGLDPDAPAPDLAIVVVDGLSSSAVQHNVAPFLASFLNALAHEPRDWQLAPLTIVQQGRVAIGDEVGELLKARIVVVLIGERPGLSSPDSLGIYITFGPQAGLSDARRNCISNVRPAGLDFEHASQRLLYLIREADRLKLSGVGLKDRTEEVVIENQRTNNNFLTNGINSGECK, from the coding sequence ATGACTGATCGCAACAAAGACCTGGTGACTGAGAATGTCTGGCGGTCGCTGCGCCGTTACACCGACGCCCGGATCGGGTTGGGGCGGGCCGGAATCAGCCTCCCGACCTCGGAACTGCTGACCTTCCAACTGGCACACGCACAGGCGCGGGATGCCGTGCATTTTCCACTGGATGTAAACCGCCTGGTTGACGATCTGAACACTCGGGACGCAGTGACCACCCCAAACACACCGCTGTTGTTGCATAGCCAGGCCGAGGATCGCTTCACCTATCTTCAGCGGCCCGATTTGGGCCGGCGTCTGTCCGAGCCGGATCGTGAACGGTTAACGGCGGGGCTCGATCCGGACGCGCCGGCGCCCGATCTGGCGATTGTTGTGGTTGATGGGCTGTCCTCGTCTGCCGTTCAGCACAATGTTGCTCCGTTTCTTGCCAGTTTTCTCAATGCATTGGCTCACGAGCCCAGGGACTGGCAGCTGGCGCCTTTGACCATCGTGCAGCAGGGCCGGGTGGCCATTGGCGACGAGGTCGGGGAACTGCTCAAAGCCCGCATTGTGGTGGTGCTTATCGGTGAGCGTCCAGGTCTTAGCTCGCCCGACAGCCTGGGAATCTACATCACGTTTGGGCCCCAGGCGGGCCTGTCCGACGCGCGACGGAATTGTATATCCAACGTCCGGCCTGCCGGTCTTGATTTTGAACATGCCAGCCAACGCCTCCTTTATCTGATTCGTGAAGCCGATCGCCTGAAGCTTTCAGGGGTAGGTCTCAAGGACAGAACAGAAGAGGTGGTGATCGAAAATCAGCGAACCAACAACAACTTTCTTACTAATGGAATCAACTCTGGAGAATGCAAATGA
- a CDS encoding type II toxin-antitoxin system HipA family toxin has translation MPEKTHGFSISGVQMKAQVAIKKDHLKLVDSGGQFIMKPSPEEYPNVAENEHATLVLMNKVGFPVPPCGLIKLKDDHLVFLIRRYDRDFESGGKLHQEDAMQALGISNSDSSQKYTAASYQSVIELVIERAGVAVAVELLERIAFSYLVGNDDHHLKNISFLYDPVVKLTPCYDVLASSLYSRSNVESPLALPMLKDGVPEYFGSMGNGYYAGSDFVELGTKAGLVEKAIKKRLKALLKRVEKEASTIIQASYMPEEMKARYQALVTERLRFLRLLESGE, from the coding sequence ATGCCCGAGAAGACGCATGGGTTTTCGATCAGTGGTGTCCAGATGAAAGCTCAGGTCGCCATCAAGAAGGATCACCTTAAGCTGGTCGATAGCGGCGGGCAATTCATCATGAAGCCCTCTCCCGAGGAATACCCCAACGTCGCCGAGAATGAACACGCAACCCTCGTGCTGATGAACAAGGTGGGGTTCCCGGTACCGCCCTGCGGCCTGATAAAGCTTAAAGACGATCACCTGGTCTTTCTGATTCGGCGTTACGACCGAGATTTTGAGAGCGGCGGCAAGCTCCATCAAGAAGACGCCATGCAGGCACTTGGGATCTCCAATTCCGATTCGTCACAGAAGTACACTGCCGCCAGCTACCAGTCGGTGATTGAGTTGGTCATCGAGAGGGCGGGCGTGGCCGTGGCCGTGGAGCTTCTTGAGCGCATCGCGTTCAGCTATTTGGTGGGCAACGATGACCATCACCTGAAAAACATCAGTTTCCTTTACGACCCGGTGGTTAAGTTGACCCCCTGCTACGACGTATTGGCGTCGTCTCTTTACAGTCGCTCCAACGTCGAAAGCCCCCTGGCCCTGCCGATGCTCAAGGACGGTGTGCCGGAGTATTTCGGATCTATGGGCAATGGCTATTACGCGGGGTCGGACTTCGTGGAGCTGGGGACCAAAGCCGGGTTGGTGGAGAAGGCAATCAAAAAGCGCCTGAAGGCACTGCTCAAGCGAGTGGAGAAAGAGGCTTCAACCATTATTCAGGCGTCGTACATGCCCGAAGAGATGAAGGCCCGTTATCAGGCACTCGTGACGGAGCGGCTTAGGTTCCTCAGGTTGTTGGAATCCGGCGAGTAG
- a CDS encoding type II toxin-antitoxin system PemK/MazF family toxin: protein MPSTTACKFGDVVLVGFPFTNLQATKKRPAVVISNAAYQQGRPDVILMAITSQIRQPLAFGDYLLTGPTSQGCVP, encoded by the coding sequence ATGCCGTCTACGACAGCCTGTAAGTTTGGCGATGTGGTGTTGGTGGGTTTTCCCTTCACCAACCTGCAAGCCACCAAGAAGCGCCCCGCTGTGGTAATCAGCAATGCCGCTTACCAGCAAGGCCGCCCGGATGTGATCCTGATGGCCATCACCAGCCAGATACGTCAACCACTGGCTTTTGGCGACTATCTTTTAACAGGCCCTACAAGTCAGGGGTGTGTTCCGTGA
- a CDS encoding ethanolamine ammonia-lyase subunit EutB: MQHKYSYRLGERTWHFRSLADLMAKATPARSGDRLAGVIAESAEQRVIAQMCLAELPLKTFLSEALIPYEQDEVTRLILDEHDASAFQTVAHLTVGDFRNWLLSDHATPEVMLGLRPGLTPEMVAAVSKLMRNQDLILVARKCRVQTAFRNTIGLPGHLSTRLQPNHPTDDVAGIAASILDGLLYGSGDAVIGINPATDNVAQATKLMHLMDEVIRKYDIPTQSCVLTHVTNTLEAIEQGAPVDLVFQSIGGTEATNSSFGFNLSTLQEAREAALSLKRGTVGQNVMYFETGQGSSLSANAHHGLDQQTCEARAYAVARRFNPLLVNTVVGFIGPEYLFDGKEIIRAGLEDHFCGKLLGVPMGCDICYTNHAEADQNDMDNLLTLLGVAGCTFIMGIPGSDDIMLNYQTTSFHDALYARRVLDLKPAPEFDAWLERMNIFQDTARYEPSVALPAVFQNSLKGLARESGND; the protein is encoded by the coding sequence ATGCAGCACAAATACTCATACCGGCTGGGTGAGCGGACCTGGCACTTTCGAAGCCTGGCAGACCTGATGGCGAAGGCGACACCGGCCCGCTCCGGTGACCGGCTGGCGGGTGTGATTGCCGAATCCGCCGAACAACGTGTGATCGCGCAGATGTGCCTGGCCGAGCTACCTTTGAAAACGTTTCTGTCAGAAGCACTGATTCCTTATGAGCAGGACGAGGTGACACGCCTGATTCTGGATGAGCACGATGCCAGTGCTTTTCAAACCGTCGCTCACCTCACGGTCGGTGATTTCAGGAACTGGCTGCTCAGTGATCACGCCACACCCGAGGTGATGCTCGGCCTGCGGCCCGGCCTGACCCCGGAAATGGTGGCTGCGGTGAGTAAGCTGATGCGCAATCAGGACCTCATTCTGGTTGCACGCAAATGCCGGGTTCAGACAGCTTTCCGGAACACCATTGGCTTACCCGGGCATTTGTCGACACGGCTGCAGCCCAATCACCCCACGGATGACGTGGCCGGTATTGCCGCGAGTATCCTTGACGGTCTTCTGTACGGCAGCGGTGATGCCGTGATCGGAATCAATCCGGCGACCGATAATGTGGCGCAGGCCACAAAGCTGATGCACCTGATGGACGAGGTGATTCGCAAATACGACATACCAACCCAGTCCTGCGTGCTGACTCATGTGACCAACACCCTCGAAGCGATTGAACAGGGCGCGCCGGTCGACCTGGTGTTCCAGTCCATTGGCGGCACCGAAGCCACCAACAGCAGCTTTGGTTTCAATCTGTCCACGCTTCAGGAAGCCCGGGAGGCGGCTCTCTCCCTCAAGCGGGGGACGGTCGGCCAGAATGTGATGTACTTCGAAACCGGCCAGGGCAGCTCGCTCTCGGCCAACGCCCACCACGGCCTTGATCAGCAAACCTGCGAGGCCCGTGCCTATGCGGTTGCCCGCCGGTTCAATCCGCTGTTGGTGAACACGGTGGTGGGTTTCATTGGCCCCGAATACCTGTTTGACGGCAAGGAAATTATCCGCGCGGGTCTGGAAGATCATTTCTGCGGGAAGTTACTGGGCGTCCCGATGGGGTGTGATATCTGTTACACCAACCACGCAGAAGCCGATCAGAACGACATGGACAATCTGTTGACGCTGCTGGGCGTGGCCGGTTGCACGTTCATTATGGGCATTCCCGGTTCGGACGACATCATGTTGAACTACCAGACCACATCGTTTCACGACGCCCTGTATGCGCGACGTGTGCTGGATCTGAAGCCGGCGCCGGAGTTTGACGCCTGGCTTGAGCGCATGAACATTTTCCAGGACACCGCCCGGTACGAGCCCAGCGTCGCACTGCCTGCCGTCTTTCAGAACAGTCTCAAGGGCCTGGCCCGGGAGAGCGGCAATGACTGA
- a CDS encoding toxin-antitoxin system, antitoxin component, Xre family protein yields the protein MQPQVEHMLEKLEHLSPGRLAEVEDFIDFLSQRDQDKHLRQDYAQASQDTFNKVWDNDDNAVYDSL from the coding sequence ATGCAACCGCAGGTAGAACACATGCTGGAAAAACTGGAACACCTCTCACCCGGCCGCCTGGCGGAAGTGGAGGATTTTATCGATTTTCTGAGTCAACGGGACCAAGACAAGCACTTGCGCCAGGATTACGCCCAGGCTTCCCAGGACACATTCAACAAAGTCTGGGATAACGATGACAATGCCGTCTACGACAGCCTGTAA
- a CDS encoding helix-turn-helix domain-containing protein, with the protein MASREKELGQQLAERRKALGFKTQQSLAEATGVLRKRISEMETGRYTGRITDLYRVLAELGLEMDFRVTTRPTLDDLESLFPAEEN; encoded by the coding sequence ATGGCCTCTAGAGAGAAAGAGCTCGGCCAACAATTAGCAGAGCGAAGAAAGGCTCTCGGCTTCAAAACTCAGCAGTCTCTAGCGGAAGCAACGGGCGTGCTTAGAAAACGCATTAGTGAAATGGAGACTGGACGGTACACCGGCAGAATCACAGACCTTTATCGCGTTCTGGCTGAGCTAGGTCTCGAAATGGATTTCAGGGTGACCACCCGGCCGACTCTCGATGATCTTGAGTCGTTATTTCCTGCTGAGGAAAATTAA